Proteins encoded within one genomic window of Gadus macrocephalus chromosome 18, ASM3116895v1:
- the nat9 gene encoding N-acetyltransferase 9 gives MRINENTLLEGDKVVLVPYNADHVPRYHEWMKSPELQQLTASEPLSLEQEYEMQRSWREDNDKCTFIILDKQRWSEPAAQEEQCMLGDVNMFLTDPTDLSLAELEIMIAEPSYRGKGLGKEVTCMMLCYGISKLGIQKFEAKIGLDNTVSIAMFKKLHFQELSVCKVFGEVTLGMTVDPSLRTKLLGDMAYVKERQYQRHSSQPTGARAS, from the exons AAAGTCGTGTTGGTGCCTTACAATGCCGATCATGTGCCCAG GTATCACGAGTGGATGAAGTCCCCTGAGCTACAGCAGCTGACGGCGTCAGAGCCCCTCTCCCTGGAGCAGGAGTACGAGATGCAAAGGAGCTGGAGAGAGGACAACGACA AGTGCACCTTTATCATCCTGGACAAGCAGCGGTGGTCGGAGCCCGCGGCCCAGGAAgagcagtgcatgctgggagacgTGAACATGTTCCTGACCGACCCCACTGACCTTTCCCTGGCCGAGCTGGAGATCATGATCGCTG AGCCCAGCTACCGGGGGAAAGGTCTTGGAAAAGAGGTCACATGCATGATGCTGTGCTATG GAATTTCCAAGCTGGGGATCCAGAAGTTTGAGGCGAAGATCGGCCTGGACAACACGGTTAGCATCGCCATGTTCAAGAAGCTCCACTTCCAAGAG CTGTCTGTGTGCAAGGTGTTCGGGGAGGTGACCCTGGGGATGACGGTGGACCCGTCCCTCCGGACCAAGCTCCTGGGTGACATGGCGTACGTGAAGGAGAGACAATACCAGCGCCACTCATCCCAACCCACCGGAGCGAGGGCGTCATGA